The DNA segment CGTGCCCACCCCCGACGGCAAGCTCACCCCCGAGCTGATCGACCGGCAGGCGTACGGCTGGGAGGACGAGCACCGTGCGATGCCGCAGGTGGTGTCCATCGCCCAGGCCACCGAGCTGGGCACGGTGTACACGCCGGACGAGATGCGTGCCCTCTGCGAGCACGCGCACGCCCTCGGCATGAAGGTACACGTCGACGGCTCCCGGCTGGCCAACGCCGCCGCCACCCTGGACGTGCCGATGCGCACCTTCACCAACGCGGCCGGCGTCGACCTCCTCTCCCTGGGCGGCACCAAGAACGGCGCCCTGTCCGGCGAGGCGGTCGTGGTGCTCAACCAGGACGCCGTCAGCCACATGAGGCATCTGCGCAAGCTGTCCATGCAGCTCGCGTCCAAGATGCGCTTCGTCTCGGTGCAACTGGAAGCCCTGCTCGCGCGGGATCTGTGGCTGCGCAACGCCCGGCACGCCAACGAGATGGCCCAGCGCCTCGCCGAGGGCGTGCGCGCCGTGCACGGCGTGGAGATCCTCCACCCGGTCCAGGCCAACGCGGTCTTCGCCCGTCTGCCGCACGCCGTGACCGAGCGCCTGCAGAAGCGCTTCCGCTTCTATTTCTGGGACGAGACCGCGGGCGATGTCCGCTGGATGTGCGCCTTCGACACGACCGAGGACGACGTGGACACGTTCGTGGCGGCCCTCAAGGAGGAGATGGCCGGCTAGCTCCGTCCTCCGCGGGTCACTCTTTTGCACAGCCTCCGGGCTGGATCACGGTCCTGGAGCGATCGTGCTTCGGCGGGTTCTGCACCGCGGACCGCTGCGCTGATCGGTGGCTGACCAGCTGTGATCAGTTGATCTTCCCGAATGGGTGACCTGCGGAGGACGGGGCTAGCCGCCCTCATCTGTTCGTACAAGTATGCGCTCGATCGAAAGTGCAGTGACTCTCGATCGAGGGCATCCCGGCCGCGCTGTGCCACCAGAACCTCGGAGGGCTGAACGGGCCTGGTCGCCGTACGGTTCCACGGTGTCTGGCACCGGCAGGACCCACGGGGCGGCGAACCGGGAGCCGGCGTCCGGTTCTCCCTGGCCGGCGAGCGGCTCGCCCTCACGCCCGATCCTGTGGCCGGTGAGACGGACCCCCCGCTCCTGTATGCCGTACCGCGTCCCGTCGTACTGAAGGCGCTCCAGGCCGCCGTGGGCCGCCCACACCTGTGGCGGGCGCTCCCCACCGCACTGCCGGACCACGCCGGATCATGACGCCCCCGCGACGACCGGGCTCAGCGCGCCTCGGCCGCGCGGACCTGCTCCGGGGTCGGTGCCGTGCCGCCGAGGTGGGCCGGCATCCACCAGGTGTCGTCCGGACCCTTGGGCCGCACCGGGTAGGCGCGCTGCGCGGCCTCCAGCAGTTCCTGGACCCGCTCCCGCAACTGCCGGGTGATCGCGCCCGCGTACTTCTCCTTGGACGCCTCGACCGCCTCGCCGACGCGCATGGTGACCGGGGTGTGACTGCGCCTGAAGTTGCGGGGGTGCCCCTTGGTCCACAGTCGCTGAGTGCCCCACACCGCCATCGGGATCAGGGGCACGCCCGCCTCCTGTGCCATGCGCGCGGCACCCGACTTGAAGCTCTTCAGCGTGAAGGACTGGGAGATCGTCGCCTCCGGGAAGACGCCCACGATCTCGCCGGAGCGCAGCGAGTCGAGCGCGTGCGCGTATGCCGCGTCCCCCTGCTTGCGGTCCACGGGGATGTGCTTCATCCCGCGCATCAGCGGACCCGAGACCTTGTGCCGGAAGACGGCGTCCTTCGCCATGAAGCGCACGAGCCGCTTCTGCGGCAGTGCCGCGAGGCCGTTGAAGACGAAGTCCAGGTAGCTGATGTGGTTGCTCACCAGCACGGCGCCGCCCGTACACGGGATGTTCTCCGAACCCCGGCAGTCGATCTTGAGGTCCCACGCCTTGAACAGAGTCTGGGCGAAACCGATCACGGGACGGTAGACGAGCTCTGCCATGGGTGCGGTGGAACCCTTTCTGCTCTGCCTGGGAAGGAGGATTCCCAGCCGAAGTTACGCAGCCGTAGGTTTACGGCTTGTCGCTGATGGTGCCCCAAGAACGACCGGTGAACCAGCCCTGGCGCCTGCCTGTGGCGAGATTCTTGTCACGTCCACCCCTATGATCCACCTCGGGCTTTTGCGTCGCCGTTACCCCGCGTACCGTCGTCTGCCGCAGGAGCAGGGGGCATCTGGTGTTCCGGGCGGTAAGCCGGACACGGCGTCGGGGAGGGCCGCCGCGAAGCGGGGTCCTCTCGTGCCGATGGCCATGGATCAGGCACTCGCACGGGAAATCCGCATGGGGAACCCGCGCGGAAGCGGGAATCTTCGCGGTCCCGTGCATGCTTGCGACGGAGGATGACCGGACCGATGCTGCGTGCCGGCGCTCGCGGCGGCGAGTGTCCTCGGAGTGCTGCTGCGGCGGCGGAGCGGGAGAGTGCGGGTGCGCGGGCGGGGCGACGGCAAGCGGCTGCGGGCGGCGGAAATCGGCGCGGACCTCGGTGAACGCGCCACCCTCGTCCAGTTCTCCAGCGCGTTCTGCGCACCCTGCCGGGCGACCCGCAGGGTGCTCGGTGAGGTGGCCGGACTGGTTCCCGGCGTGACCCATGTGGAGATCGACGCCGAGGCGCACCTGGACCTCGTGCGCCGGCTGGAGATCCTCAAGACCCCCACCGTGCTCGTCCTCGACGCCGACGGCACCGTCGTCCGGCGTGCCACCGGCCAGCCGCGCAAGGCCGATGTGATCGCCGCGCTCGGCGAGGCCGTGTGACGGCCGGCGAGCTTCGCCACCAGGGATGTTCCGGTGCTCTTCGGTGCCGATTCCGGGACGCAGCCTGCTGCGGGCAGGTCGAGTTCCGGTTACGCTGCGTTGCGAAGGTCACAGTTCAAAGCGCTTGCTCAGCGGGAATGGACCGGATGTACTGGCGAGTAATATTTCGCTCGGAAACGTGGATCGCCCCGATCGGGAACGGCCGTTTGAGGCGCCTATGCTGCCTGAAGGCAGGCAGCCAGAAATGACGATTGCAGTAGGAGAGCCGGCGTGAGCTTGAGGATCGTTGTCACAGTGAAGTACGTGCCCGACGCCACTGGCGACCGGCACTTCGCCGATGACCTGACCGTCGACCGCGACGATGTGGACGGTCTGCTCTCCGAGCTGGACGAGTACGCGGTCGAGCAGGCGCTGCAGATCTCGGAGAACTCCGACGACGACGTGGAGATCACCATCCTGACGGTGGGCCCGGAGGACGCCAAGGACGCGCTGCGCAAGGCGCTGTCCATGGGCGCGGACAAGGCGATCCACGTCGAGGACGACGCTCTGCACGGCACCGACGCCATCGGCACCTCCCTGGTCCTGGCCAAGGCAATCGAGAAGGCCGGCTACGACCTGGTGATCTCCGGCATGGCCTCCACCGACGGCGTCATGGGTGTCGTGCCGGCGCTGCTCGCGGAGCGCCTGGACGTACCGCAGGTGACGCTGCTGTCGGAGGTGTCGGTCGAGGACGGCAAGGTGTCGGGCCGCCGTGACGGCGACGCCGCGTCCGAGCAGCTCGAGGCGTCGCTGCCGGCGGTCGTGTCGGTCACCGACCAGTCGGGCGAGGCGCGTTACCCGTCCTTCAAGGGCATCATGGCGGCGAAGAAGAAGCCGGTTCAGTCCTGGGACCTGTCCGACCTCGACCTCGACGAGGACGAGGTGGGCCTGGAGAACGCCTACACCGTGGTCGACTCCGCGACCGAGCGTCCGGCCCGCACCGCGGGCACGATCGTCAAGGACGAGGGCGAGGGCGGCAAGCAGCTCGCCGAGTTCCTCGCGAGCCAGAAGTTCATCTGAGTCAAGAGGCTCGACTCGCTTTCCGCCCCTCACACTTCGCAAGCAGGAGAGAAGAAGTCCCATGGCTGAAGTTCTCGTCTACGTCGACCACGTGGACGGCGCCGTCCGCAAGCCGACCC comes from the Streptomyces sp. KMM 9044 genome and includes:
- a CDS encoding threonine aldolase family protein, which produces MNPPRTDARRHHDPDVRGFASDNYAGVHPEVLAALALANGGHQVAYGEDAYTENLQQVVRSHFGPTAEAFPVFNGTGANVVALQAVTDRWGAVICAESAHINVDEGGAPERVGGIKLLTVPTPDGKLTPELIDRQAYGWEDEHRAMPQVVSIAQATELGTVYTPDEMRALCEHAHALGMKVHVDGSRLANAAATLDVPMRTFTNAAGVDLLSLGGTKNGALSGEAVVVLNQDAVSHMRHLRKLSMQLASKMRFVSVQLEALLARDLWLRNARHANEMAQRLAEGVRAVHGVEILHPVQANAVFARLPHAVTERLQKRFRFYFWDETAGDVRWMCAFDTTEDDVDTFVAALKEEMAG
- a CDS encoding lysophospholipid acyltransferase family protein gives rise to the protein MAELVYRPVIGFAQTLFKAWDLKIDCRGSENIPCTGGAVLVSNHISYLDFVFNGLAALPQKRLVRFMAKDAVFRHKVSGPLMRGMKHIPVDRKQGDAAYAHALDSLRSGEIVGVFPEATISQSFTLKSFKSGAARMAQEAGVPLIPMAVWGTQRLWTKGHPRNFRRSHTPVTMRVGEAVEASKEKYAGAITRQLRERVQELLEAAQRAYPVRPKGPDDTWWMPAHLGGTAPTPEQVRAAEAR
- a CDS encoding thioredoxin family protein — translated: MPALAAASVLGVLLRRRSGRVRVRGRGDGKRLRAAEIGADLGERATLVQFSSAFCAPCRATRRVLGEVAGLVPGVTHVEIDAEAHLDLVRRLEILKTPTVLVLDADGTVVRRATGQPRKADVIAALGEAV
- a CDS encoding electron transfer flavoprotein subunit beta/FixA family protein, with protein sequence MSLRIVVTVKYVPDATGDRHFADDLTVDRDDVDGLLSELDEYAVEQALQISENSDDDVEITILTVGPEDAKDALRKALSMGADKAIHVEDDALHGTDAIGTSLVLAKAIEKAGYDLVISGMASTDGVMGVVPALLAERLDVPQVTLLSEVSVEDGKVSGRRDGDAASEQLEASLPAVVSVTDQSGEARYPSFKGIMAAKKKPVQSWDLSDLDLDEDEVGLENAYTVVDSATERPARTAGTIVKDEGEGGKQLAEFLASQKFI